In the Actinomycetota bacterium genome, one interval contains:
- the rapZ gene encoding RNase adapter RapZ, with protein sequence MADRPRFTIITGLSGAGRSEAAKNLEDLGYFVIDNLPPALIERMASLVSGPGVKVKDVALVVDVRGGEFFPDLEKALAQLRERGIPYRILFLEASDQTIVRRFEATRRRHPLALNDRVIEGIHEERALMAVLREKADLVIDTTEVNVHALRDKIRSFFVDTAPRAGIAVNVISFGYKHGIPLDADLVFDVRFLPNPHWIEELRPLTGRNRRVRGYVLEQEGAKEFLTRLRDMLEFLLPGYVAEGRHYLTFAVGCTGGKHRSVVIADEVTRFLQEKGYPCTVVHRDIDRE encoded by the coding sequence GGCGAAGAACCTGGAGGACCTGGGCTACTTCGTCATCGACAACCTGCCCCCCGCCCTCATCGAACGCATGGCCAGCCTGGTCTCCGGGCCCGGGGTCAAGGTGAAGGACGTCGCCCTGGTGGTGGACGTGCGGGGCGGCGAGTTCTTCCCCGACCTCGAGAAGGCGCTCGCCCAGCTCCGGGAGCGGGGGATCCCGTACCGGATCCTGTTCCTCGAGGCCTCCGACCAAACCATCGTCCGGCGCTTCGAAGCCACCCGGCGGCGTCACCCGCTGGCCCTGAACGACCGGGTCATCGAGGGCATCCACGAGGAGCGGGCGCTCATGGCGGTGCTCCGGGAGAAGGCCGACCTGGTGATCGACACCACCGAGGTCAACGTCCACGCCCTGCGGGACAAGATCCGGTCGTTCTTCGTCGACACCGCCCCGCGGGCGGGGATCGCGGTCAACGTCATCTCGTTCGGCTACAAGCACGGCATCCCGCTGGACGCCGACCTGGTCTTCGACGTGCGGTTCCTGCCCAACCCGCACTGGATCGAGGAGCTCCGCCCGCTGACCGGCCGCAACCGCCGGGTGCGGGGCTACGTCCTGGAGCAGGAGGGGGCCAAGGAGTTCCTCACCCGGCTGCGCGACATGCTGGAGTTCCTGCTGCCCGGGTACGTGGCCGAGGGCCGCCACTACCTGACCTTCGCCGTCGGGTGCACCGGGGGCAAGCACCGCTCGGTGGTCATTGCCGACGAGGTCACCCGCTTCCTGCAGGAGAAGGGATACCCCTGCACGGTGGTGCACCGGGACATCGACCGGGAGTAG